The Vigna radiata var. radiata cultivar VC1973A unplaced genomic scaffold, Vradiata_ver6 scaffold_122, whole genome shotgun sequence genome window below encodes:
- the LOC106752988 gene encoding synaptotagmin-4 — translation MGLFSGIFLGMVFGVALMAAWQRMMTYRSAKRISKAVDIKLLGSLNREDLKKICGDNFPDWISFPVYEQVKWLNKQLSKLWPFVSDAATLVIRESVEPLLEEYRPPGITSLKFSKLSLGNVAPKIEGIRVQTLKKGQIIMDIDFRWGGDPNIVLAVEAALVASIPIQLKDLQVFTVIRVIFQLADEIPCISAVVVALLAEPKPRIDYTLKAVGGSLTALPGISDMIDDTVNSIVTDMLQWPHRIVVPLGGIPVDTSELELKPQGTLKVKVVKANDLKNMEMIGKSDPYVVLHIRPLFKVKTKVIDNNLNPVWNEEFELIAEDKETQSLIVEVLDEDIGQDKRLGIAKLPLIDLKAETEKEFELRLLSSLDTLKVKDKKDRGTLTLKIFYHEFDKKEQLVALEAEKKILEERKKLKEEGVIGSTMDALDGAASVVGSGVGMVGSGVGMVGSGVVSGAGLVRSGVVSGAGLVGSGVTSGAGLVGSGVASGAGLVGSGVVSGAGLVSSGVSSGAGLVGGGLGAGFGAVGSGLGAVGSGLSKAGKFMGRTITGQGSKRSGSSTPINVEEAGGGAKPLNQQ, via the exons ATGGGGTTGTTTTCTGGGATTTTTCTGGGGATGGTATTCGGCGTGGCATTGATGGCTGCGTGGCAACGCATGATGACGTACCGTAGCGCCAAGAGAATTTCAAAG GCAGTTGATATTAAACTCCTTGGGTCCCTCAACAGAGAggatttaaagaaaatttgtgGTGATAATTTTCCTGATTGGATATCTTTTCCTGTATATGAGCAG GTGAAATGGCTAAACAAGCAGCTATCCAAACTTTGGCCATTTGTTTCAGAT GCAGCAACATTGGTGATAAGAGAATCTGTTGAGCCGCTATTGGAAGAGTACAGACCTCCTGGAATTACTTCATTGAAGTTCAGCAAGCTCTCCCTGGGAAATGTTGCACCAAAAATTGAAG GTATTCGTGTTCAGACTCTTAAAAAAGGTCAAATAATTATGGACATTGATTTTCGTTGGGGTGGTGATCCCAATATCGTTTTGGCTGTTGAAGCTGCACTTGTTGCATCAATCCCTATTCAG TTGAAGGATCTTCAGGTTTTCACCGTTATCCGTGTTATATTCCAACTTGCTGATGAGATTCCGTGCATTTCTGCCGTTGTTGTTGCCCTACTTGCTGAG CCAAAGCCTAGAATTGATTACACTTTGAAGGCCGTTGGTGGAAGTTTGACAGCACTTCCTGGAATTTCAGATATGATTGAT GATACTGTGAACTCAATTGTTACTGACATGCTCCAATGGCCTCATAGGATTGTTGTTCCGCTTGGGGGTATACCTGTTGATACTAG TGAACTGGAGCTTAAACCCCAGGGAACGCTTAAAGTGAAGGTAGTGAAGGCCAATGATCTGAAGAATATGGAAATGATTGGGAAGTCCGATCCTTATGTAGTGTTGCATATTCGGCCACTGTTTAAGGTTAAAACAAAGGTTATTGATAACAACTTGAATCCTGTTTGGAACGAGGAATTTGAGTTGATTGCAGAGGACAAGGAGACCCAGTCACTCATTGTTGAG GTTTTGGATGAAGACATTGGGCAAGATAAGCGATTGGGAATAGCAAAATTACCACTTATTGACCTGAAAGCAGAAACTGAAAAGGAGTTTGAGTTGAGGCTGCTNTCATCACTNGATACACTGAAAGTGAAAGACAAAAAGGATCGAGGAACCTTAACATTAAAG ATCTTTTATCACGAATTTGACAAGAAAGAACAGTTGGTTGCAttagaagcagagaaaaagatactagaagaaaggaagaaacttAAAGAGGAGGGAGTTATAGGAAGTACAATGGATGCCCTAGATGGAGCAGCATCGGTGGTTGGTTCCGGTGTTGGAATGGTGGGCTCCGGTGTTGGAATGGTGGGTTCTGGTGTTGTTTCTGGTGCTGGACTTGTTCGGAGTGGTGTTGTTTCTGGTGCTGGCCTTGTGGGGAGTGGTGTTACTTCTGGTGCTGGACTTGTGGGGAGTGGTGTTGCTTCTGGTGCTGGACTTGTGGGAAGTGGTGTTGTTTCTGGTGCTGGACTTGTGAGTAGTGGAGTTTCTTCTGGAGCTGGGCTTGTTGGCGGTGGCCTTGGTGCTGGATTCGGAGCTGTTGGCAGTGGACTCGGTGCTGTTGGCAGTGGACTCAGCAAAGCAGGGAAGTTCATGGGAAGGACGATCACCGGACAAGGATCCAAAAGGAGTGGTTCATCTACTCCTATCAATGTGGAGGAGGCTGGTGGTGGTGCAAAACCTCTGAATCAGCAGTAA
- the LOC106753013 gene encoding polygalacturonate 4-alpha-galacturonosyltransferase, which produces MAPNNNRTKGSHFPLLAFLLLCLLAPLLFFRASPLHTFHDQGGNSDFTSRKVASFRESQSLQDLESLFSKEVLDVIVSNTNDVGPFSLESFRKNLSASWRVVGSKASNATNQVNEPANNVEQEKQNGKEGRFSVGYAQWTDTPAQLSRRQLIEKRKEKRAAELIREDEAIVKLENSAIEHSKSVDSAVLGKYNIWRKENENENADSTVRLMRDQIIMAKVYLSIAKMKGSLQLYQELESQLKGSQRALGEATSDAELKPSDHENIKTMGHVLSKAKEQLYDCKLVTGKLRAMLQTADERVRSLRKQSTFLSQLAAKTIPNGIHCLSMRLTIDYFLLPLEQRKFPRSENLENPTLYHYALFSDNVLAASVVVNSTIVNAKDPSKHVFHLVTDKLNFGAMNMWFLLNPPGKATINVENVDEFKWLNSSYCPVLRQLESATMKEYYFKAGHPTTTGASNLKYRNPKYLSMLNHLRFYLPQVYPKLDKILFLDDDIVVQKDLTGLWAVNLNGNVNGAVETCGESFHRFDKYLNFSNPLIAKNFDPNACGWAYGMNMFDLKVWKKKDITGIYHKWQNLNEDRVLWKLGTLPPGLMTFYGLTHPLNKSWHVLGLGYNPSVDRSEIDNAAVVHYNGNMKPWLEIAMTKYRSYWTKYVKFSHPYLQNCRLHE; this is translated from the exons ATGGCACCCAACAACAACAGAACAAAGGGATCGCATTTTCCTCTGCTTGCCTTCCTCCTTCTGTGCCTCCTTGCGCCCCTTCTCTTCTTCCGCGCATCGCCCCTTCATACTTTTCACG ATCAAGGTGGTAATTCGGATTTTACCAGCAGAAAG GTTGCCAGTTTCAGAGAGTCGCAGTCACTACAGGATCTTGAATCGCTTTTTTCGAAAGAG GTTCTGGATGTTATTGTTTCCAACACAAATGATGTGGGCCCTTTTAGTCTTGAGAGTTTTAGAAAGAATTTGTCTGCTTCATGGAGAGTTGTTGGATCAAAGGCTTCTAATGCTACAAATCAG GTTAACGAACCAGCAAACAATGTTGAACAAGAGAAGCAAAATGGGAAGGAAGGAAGATTTTCAG TTGGTTATGCTCAGTGGACTGACACTCCTGCACAGCTATCCAGAAGG CAACTAATAGAGAAAAGGAAGGAAAAGCGTGCTGCTGAGTTGATAAGAGAGGATGAAGCAATTGTAAAGCTTGAAAATTCAGCTATTGAACACTCGAAATCTGTTGATTCAGCAGTTCTTGGTAAATACAACATTTGGaggaaagaaaatgagaatgaaaatgCTGATTCTACTGTACGGTTGATGCGAGACCAAATCATTATGGCTAAGGTTTACTTGAGTATTGCAAAGATGAAGGGCAGTCTTCAACTGTACCAAGAATTGGAATCTCAGCTTAAAGGAAGTCAGCGTGCTTTAGGTGAGGCAACTTCTGATGCTGAACTAAAGCCGAG CGatcatgaaaatataaaaactatggGCCATGTTCTTTCCAAGGCGAAAGAGCAATTGTATGACTGCAAGTTGGTTACTGGGAAATTGAGGGCAATGCTACAAACAGCTGATGAGCGAGTTAGGAGCTTGAGAAAACAAAGCACGTTCCTTAGTCAGTTGGCTGCCAAGACCATACCAAATGGAATTCACTGCTTATCTATGCGCCTTACCATAGACTACTTCCTCCTTCCTCTTGAACAGAGAAAATTCCCTAGAAGTGAGAATTTGGAGAATCCTACTCTCTATCATTATGCCCTATTCTCGGACAATGTCTTGGCTGCATCTGTTGTTGTCAACTCAACTATTGTGAATGCAAAG GATCCTTCAAAGCATGTGTTTCACCTTGTTACTGATAAGCTAAATTTTGGAGCCATGAACATGTGGTTTTTGCTGAATCCTCCTGGAAAAGCTACGATCAATGTTGAAAATGTTGATGAATTTAAGTGGTTGAACTCATCCTACTGCCCAGTCTTGAGGCAGCTTGAATCTGCAACAATGAAAGAGTATTATTTCAAGGCAGGCCATCCAACTACTACTGGTGCTTCGAATCTCAAGTACAGAAATCCAAAATATCTGTCAATGCTTAACCACCTGAGATTCTATCTTCCACAAGTTTATCCTAAATTGGATAAGATTCTTTTTCTTGATGATGACATTGTTGTCCAGAAGGACCTGACTGGATTATGGGCTGTAAATCTTAATGGAAATGTAAATGGTGCTGTTGAAACATGTGGGGAGAGTTTTCACCGATTTGACAAGTACCTTAACTTTTCAAATCCACTTATTGCAAAAAATTTTGATCCAAATGCTTGTGGTTGGGCATACGGGATGAACATGTTTGATTTGAAGGTGTGGAAAAAGAAGGATATCACTGGCATATATCACAAGTGGCAGAATTTG AACGAAGACAGGGTGCTGTGGAAGCTGGGGACATTGCCTCCAGGGCTGATGACATTCTATGGATTAACACATCCGCTAAATAAATCATGGCATGTGCTTGGTCTGGGTTACAATCCAAGTGTAGATCGTTCGGAGATAGATAATGCGGCAGTTGTACACTACAATGGTAATATGAAGCCATGGTTAGAGATAGCCATGACAAAATATCGGTCTTACTGGAccaaatatgtaaaatttagtCATCCCTATCTTCAGAATTGTAGGCTACATGAATGA